The window GACCACCGCGCCCACCGCGAAGGTCAGCAGACTGCTGCGCAACACGCCGACGGTTTCCCCCAGGCGTCCGTTGATCGCCGCCTGAATACTCAACACCGCACCGGCGGCCACGACCACGGCCAACAAAATAATCAGATTCATCATCAACCCCGAGCAATCAGAACAAGTGCCGCGACAATCAGCAGCAACGCCAGCCAACGTTCACCGTTGACCTTTTTGCGGGTGGCACCGAACCAACCGAAGTGGTCGATCAGCACGCTTTTGCCGACCTGCCCGGAGAGGATCGCGATCATCGTCATCGCGATCCCGATGTGCGGCGTGGCCAGGGTGAGCACCACCACGTAGATCGGCCCGAGGAAACCGCCGATCAACTGCCAGCGTGGCAAGGTGTTCAAAGCTGGGCCTTGTTGCTTGCCGCTGAACAACAACAGCAAAAACAAAATCGCCGAGCCGACGCCGAAGATGCTCAACGTCGCCCATAAGTGCCCGACCTGCACCCCGAGCGGCCCGAGCAAACCGGCCTCCACGGAAAGGCCCATGCCGGCGAGAATCACCAGTGGCAGCAGTAACAGTCGCAGCCCCGGTTGGGTCGCTGGCGCTGCAGCGATGTCGATTGAAGAAGATTGCATAAGGAAAATCCTACCAGTATCAGTTGAGGCGCTAACCCTGTGGGAGCGGGCTTGCCCGCGATGACGATGTACCAGTCGACACTGCAGCGCCTGATACACCGCCATCGCGGGCAAGCCCGGCTCCCACAGGGATTCGCGGTGTTCAGGCATTAACCCGCCGGATGGCGCGCATTATCGGCTGGCGCTGCTTTGCGATAAATGGGAGCATCCTGACAACACTTTTGCGCAAATCGCACAGCAGGACTCATCATGCACGGCCTCAACGAGCTGGGATTCAAGGCACTTCGGCTGTTTGTCGCGGTGCTCGACCATGGCAGTTTTTCCGAAGTCGCCCGCCGCGAGGGCCTGGCGCCCTCTTCTATTTCCCGGCAGATCCAGTTAATGGAACAGGCCTTGAACCAGCAATTGCTCTACCGCCACACGCGAGCCGTCACGCCCACCGAAGCGGGACGCATGCTCGGCCATCACGCGCGGCTGATGCTGGTGCAACTGGAGGAAGCCGAACAGGCCTTGCAGGAACAGCAAAGCGAACCCAGCGGACTGGTGCGAATCAACGCGCCTGTGGTCTTCGGGCAACGGCATCTGACGCCGTGGCTGGGGCAGTTGTGCGCGCGCTATCCGAAACTGCAGCTGGATATCCAGCAAACCGACAGCTACATCGACCCGTTGCAGGAAGGTGCCGACCTGCTGTTCCGCATCGGCCCATTGCACGATTCGAGCATGCAGGCACGGATCCTGGCGCCCCATCGCTTTCAAGTCGCTTCCAGCCCGGCCTACCTCGAACGCCATGGCACTCCACAAGCCCCCGAAGAGCTGGCGGGGCATCAGTGCCTGGCCTACAAAGGCGTGGCCGGTCAGCAACGCTGGTTTTTCCGCAAAGAGCAACAGGACTGGACGCCCTACTCGGTGAAAGGGCCGATCACCGGCAACCACGCCGACACGCTCACGCAAGCCGCCGAACAGGGTTTGGGGCTGGTGATGTTTCCGTCGTGGCTGATTGGTGAGGCGGTGCGCAATGGCACGCTGGTGCCGGTACTGGGGGAATATCAGGTGTCCAACAGCCTTGAGCCGCAGCAGATTGCAGTACTGTGGCCGGGCAGCCGCCGGTTGTCGGTAAAGGTGCGCACGGTGATTGATTTCTTCGTTGAATGCTTCGGCACGGTGCCTTATTGGGACAGACCCTGACACCACATAACCTGTGGGAGCGAGCTTGCTCGCGATAGCGGTTGATCAGTCACATTGATGCTGGATGTGCCGACGCTATCGCGAGCAAGCTCGCTCCCACAGGTTCAGTGCTTGCCTCCAATATTTTGCAAATAAAGTCAGATTCGGAACTGGCCGACCAGTTTGCCCAGGCGCTGACCGAGGTCGGCGAGGCTGCGTGAGGTCTGGGCGCCGAGTTGGGTTTCGTCGGCGACGTTGTCCACCGCCACGGCGATCTGATGCACGCTGCGGTTGATTTCTTCAGCCACGGCAGTCTGCTCTTCAGCGGCGCTGGCGATTTGCGCGTTCATTGAGTTGATGGTGCCGATCAATTGAGCCATGGTGTCCAGCGATGCACCGGCCTCATTGGCCTGTGCCGAGGTGCCATCGCCCGCCTCGCTGGAACGACGCATCGCTTCCACCGCCGATTGGGTCCCGGCCTGCAAGCGGTCGATCATGCCCTGGATTTCCTGGGTGCTGATCTGCGTGCGACTGGCCAGCGCCCGCACTTCGTCGGCCACCACTGCAAAACCACGACCCGCCTCACCGGCGCGCGCGGCTTCAATGGCGGCGTTCAGTGCCAGCAAATTGGTCTGTTCGGCAATCGAACGAATCACTCCCAGCACGCTGACAATCGACGACACGTCTTTTTGCAGGCTATCAAGGGACACGCCGCTGCTGCGAATGTCGTCCACCAACGCATGAATCTTCACGATGCTGCCGGCCACCACACGCTTGGCGGTCTGGCCTTCTTCGTCGGTTTGCTGAGCAGCCACCGCCGCGTTTTGCGCGCTTTTCGCCACTTCCTGTGCCGCCGCCGACATTTCGTTGATCGCCGTGGCCACCTGATCAGTCTCGTGACGCTGACGCTCCATGGCCTGATCCGAACGCTGGGCCTGATCGGAAACCTGATTCACCAGGCCGGTCAGTTGCGAAGTCATTTCGGTGATCTGGCGCACCAGGCTGTGGATCTTGTCGACGAAGCGGTTGAACGAGCCGGCCAGTTCGCCGAGTTCGTCCTGGCTGGTGATGGTCAGGCGACGAGTCAGGTCGCCCTCGCCCGCCGCGATGTCATCGAGGTTGGCTTTCATCAGGTTCAGCGGACGCAGGATGGTATTGGCCAGCAGCAGTCCGACCGCCGCGATCACCAGCAACATCACCACCGCGAGGCCGGCGATGGTCAGCACCACGCCTTCCATCCGCTCCTGCACCTTGGCCTGGACCAGCGCGACTTGCGCCTCGATACCGTCGAGGTTCACCGACGTACCGACCGCCATGTCCCACTTCGACAGGTATTCGGTGTAGCCCAGTTTCGGCACCAGCACTTGGGTGTTGCCGGGCAAAGGCGAGCTGTATTGCAGGTAATGCGTGCCGTCTTTGGCGACTTTCACCAGGTCGCGGTTGACGTAGACGCCGTTCGGATCGCGGTTGTCCTTGAAGCTCTGACCCACGCCGTCGGGGCTGTTGGCCTTGAACAGGCGCACGGTGTTGGAGTCGTAGCCGAAGAAATAACCGTCCTTGCCGTAGGTGATGCTCGACAGCAGCTTGATCACCTGCGCCCGCGCCGCGTCATCGCCAGGGGCGGCCGCGTCGTAAAGCGGTTTGATCGTGGTCATGGCCACGGCAACGTAGCTTTGCAGGGTGGCCTTGGCATCGCTGAGCAGGCGCTGGCGGGTTTCCTCGACTTCCTTGTGCGCCTGCTCCTGCAAAATGAACAGCGTGGTCAGGCTGATGACCAGCGCAAATAGCAACACCGGGAGGACGGCAAGGGACAGGACTTTAGCCTTCAGGCTCATGCGCATGACGGTTCACTCTTTTGATTTTGTTGGCGTGGTTAAAGGCTTTAACGGCACGCCAGCTCAAAAGTTGAATCGCAGGCACACTGAGTTCCCTGTGGGAGCGGGCTTGCTCGCTCCCACAGGGAATAGGGGTTAAAGGACCATCGCGGCGACCCAGCCGAACGCCAGCAGTGGCAGGTTGTAGTGCAGGAAGGTCGGGACCACGGTGTCCCAGATGTGGTGATGCTGGCCATCGATATTCAGACCAGAGGTCGGGCCCAGCGTTGAGTCCGAGGCCGGCGAACCGGCGTCACCCAGGGCGCCGGCCGTGCCGACGATGCACACGATCGCAATCGGGCTGAACCCCAGTTGCACGCACAACGGCACGAAAATCGCCGCCAGGATCGGTACGGTGGAAAACGACGAACCGATGCCCATGGTCACCAGCAGGCCGACCAGCAACATCAACAACGCGCCGACGCCTTTGCTGTGCCCGATCCACGACGCCGACGTCTCAACCAGCGTTTGCACCTCACCGGTGGCTTTCATCACTTCGGCGAAACCCGAGGCGGCAATCATGATGAAGCCGATCATCGCCATCATCTTCATGCCTTCGGTGAACAGGTCGTCGGTGTCGCGCCATTTCACGATGCCCGACACCGAAAAGATCAGGAATCCAGACAGCGCCCCGATGATCATCGAATCCAGCAGCAATTGAATGATGAACGCCGCCGCGATGGCCACAGCGGCCACCATGAGGCTCAGCGGGTTGTATTCCACCGCGACTTGCTCGACTTTCTCGATCTTTTCCAGGTCGTAAACGCGTTTCTTGCGGTAGCTGATAAACGCGACCGCAAGGCCCACGACCATGCCCAGCGCCGGAATGCCCATGGCATGTGTGACGTTGATGCCGCTGATGTCGACGCCGCTGCGGGCAACATTGGCCAGCAGGATTTCATTCAGGAAAATGTTGCCGAAGCCCACCGGCAGGAACATGTACGGCGTGATCAGGCCGAACGTCATGACGCAGGCGATCAAACGGCGATCCAGTTGCAGCTTGGTCAGCACATATAAAAGCGGCGGCACCAGCAGCGGAATAAAGGCGATATGTATCGGCAGAATGTTCTGCGAAGCGATGGCCACTACCCAGAGCAAGCCGATCAGCAGCCACTTGACCTGACGGCCACCGTTGGCGTGTTGACGATCAACCATCAGCAGGGCTTTGTCCGCCAGGGCATGGGCCAGGCCGGACTTGGCAATCGCTACGGCGAACGCGCCGAGCAAGGCATAGGACAACGCGACCGTCGCGCCGCCGCCGAGGCCGCTGTTAAAGGCTTTAAGGGTGGCGTCGATGCCCAGGCCACCGGTCAATCCGCCGACCAGGGCGCCGACAATCAGCGCGATCACTACGTGCACGCGGGACAGGCTGAGGATCAGCATGACGCCGACCGCGGCAATTACAGCATTAATCATCGTTACCTCAGGGCAAGCGAAATGAGCTCAGCCGGCCGTCTGCGAAGAGCCGCCAGCGGATTGAAGAATGGGTTTTATTAGAGGGCGCGCACTGTGCCGCAGAGTCGGCCCGGTGTCAAAGCGTGTGGTCGGTAACGATGTGTAACAACATAGGGTGACCTGTGGCGAGGGAGCTTGCTCCCGCTCGACTGCGCAGCAGTCGCAATTGAGCCTATGCGGTGTACCTGACAAACCGCTATCTCAGGTTTTAGGGGCGCTTCGCACCCCAGCGGGAGCAAGCTCCCTCGCCACAGGTACCCATTTATCCGATGGCATAAAGAAAGCCGAATGACGGCCGTTACAGTGCAAAGTCTCAGATAAATATCGAATAAGGACGTCTCTCCATGTCGCTCAGACAACTTTCCATCCAATGGAAAATCACCCTGCTGGCCGGGCTGTGCCTGACCGGCATCGTGACCCTGCTGGTGGGTCTTTCCCTGTATCGCATGGAGCACAGCTCCGAAATGGTGAAAGCCTCGAGCATGGAGATGCTCACCGAAGCCGCTCAGGCCCGGATCGAATCCCAGGGTGAAAACCAGGCGCTGGTGATTCGCCAGCAGTTCATGGACGCCTATCAGTACGGCCACGGTTTTTCGCGTCAGGTGCTGTTCCTGCGCGATCAGGCGGAGAAGCGCTTTCTGGACGCCTTCGACCTGCGTGAAGACCTGACCCGCCAGGTCAAGTCAGCGTTGCAAGCCAACCCGGAATTGCTTGGCCTGTCGCTGGTGTTTGAAGCCAACGCGCTGGACGGCAAGGACGATCTGTTCGCCGGCCAGGCCGAGCTGGGCAGCAACGACAAGGGCCGTTTCGCCCTGTACTGGTCGCAACCGACGCCAGGCAACGTGACGTCGATGGCGCTGCCGGAAAGCGACATGGCCGACACCAAAGCTGGCCCCAGCGGCGAAGCGGCCAACGCGTGGTTCACTTGCCCGCGCACCACGCTCAAGCCGTGCGTGATCGAACCGTATTTCTATGTGATCGACGGCCAGAACGTGCTGATGACCAGCATCGTGTTCCCGCTGATGGTCAACGGCAAAGTCATCGCCTCGCTGTCTGTGGACATTAACCTCAACAGCCTGCAGGCCATGAGTCAGGGCGCGAGCAAAAAACTCTATGACGGCCAGACCAATGTCAGCATCATCAGCCCGGCCGGCTTGCTCGCCGGTTACAGCCCGGACGCCAGCAAACTCAGCCAGCGCCTGGATGCGGTGGATAAGACCAACGGTGCCGAGCTGATTCGCATGCTCGCCACCAGCAGCAAAACCGAAAGCCTGCACAGCAACCAGCAACTGAAAGTGCTGTCCCCTTTCCAGCCGATCCCCGGTGGAAAACCCTGGGGCGTGTTGCTCGACGTGCCGGAAAAAGTCCTGGTCGGCCCTGCCGAAGCCCTGAAAAACCAACTCGATGACAGCAACCGCAGCGGCACTCTGGTTGAACTCGGACTCGGTGTACTGGCCGCGCTGATTGGTTTGTTGCTGGTGTGGCTGATGGCGCGCAGCGTGACCAAACCGATCCTCGGCGTGGCGCACATGCTCGAAGACATTGCCAGCGGCGAAGGCGACCTGACCCGGCGCCTGGCTTACGACAAGCAGGATGAACTGGGCCAGTTGGCCGGCTGGTTCAACCGTTTCCTCGACAAGCTGCAACCGATCATCGCCGAAGTGAAACGCTCGGTGCAGGACGCCCGCAGCACCGCGGACCAATCCTCCGCCATCGCCACGCAGACCAGCGCCGGCATGGAGCAGCAATACCGTCAGGTCGATCAGGTCGCCACCGCGTCCCACGAAATGAGCGCCACCGCCCAGGACGTCGCCCGCAGTGCCGCGCAAGCCGCCCAGGCGGCAAAGGATGCCGATCAAGCGACTCGCCGAGGCCTGACCGTCATCGACCAGACCACCACCAGCATCGACAACCTCGCCGCCGACATGAGCGCGGCCATGGTGCAAGTCGAAGGCCTGGCGGCCAACAGCGAGAAAATCGGTTCGGTGCTGGAAGTGATTCGTGCCATCGCCGAGCAGACCAACCTGCTGGCGCTCAACGCCGCGATCGAAGCGGCCCGTGCCGGTGAGGCCGGCCGTGGGTTTGCGGTGGTGGCCGATGAGGTACGCAATCTGGCGCGACGCACGCAGGAGTCGGTTGAAGAAACCCGTCTGGTGATCGAGCAGTTGCAAAGTGGCACGCAGGATGTGGTCGGCTCGATGAACAACAGCCATCGCCAGGCGCAAGGCAGCGTCGAGCAAGTGGGCCAGGCGGTGACGGCGCTGCGTCAGATTGGCGAGGCGGTGACGGTGATCAGCGACATGAACCTGCAGATTGCGTCTGCGGCCGAAGAGCAGAGCGCGGTGGCCGAGGAAATCAACAGCAACGTGGCGACGATTCGCGATGTGACGGAGTCGCTGTCAGGGCAGGCGAACGAGTCGGCACGGGTGAGTCAGTCGCTCAATAGCCTGGCGAATCAACAGCAGAGTTTGATGGATCAGTTTCGGGTCTGAACTTAGTGGGGCGTCATATGAAAACACCCCTCACCCCAGCCCTCTCCCCAAAGGGGAGAGGGGGAAAGGGAGCCGATCTCCATTGGCTTCCAAACCTGAGCTCGTCTTTATTTCCTCGGTCGCAGAATATCTAAAAAACAACTCGGTGAGTCCCCTCTACCCCCTGGGGAGAGGGTTAGGGTGAGGGGTGGATTTCAAGTTCTAGCGCTTAGGCAACTCAATCATCACACGCAACCCACCCCACTCGCTCTCCTCCAACCTCATCACCCCGCCCCACGTGTCGACGATGTCGCGCACAATCCCCAGCCCCAACCCATGCCCATCCGTCTGTTCATCCAGCCGTGTTCCCCGGCTCAGCACCTGATCGCGTTGTGCCTCGGGAATCCCCGGCCCATCATCTTCCACGCTTAGCTCAAACCCTTGCGCCGTTTCGACCACACTCAACCGCACCTCGGCATCCGCCCATTTGCAGGCGTTATCCAGCAGATTTCCCAGCAATTCGAGCAGATCCTCGCGATCCCACGGCAGCTGCAAACCGGCCGGTGCGCGGTAGCTCAGGTTCAGGTGTTCGCCGTGAATCATGTTCAACGTCGCCAGCAACCCCGGCAGTTCCCCGTCGCAATCAAACAACGCCCCCGGCAGCGCATCGCCGGACAACCGGGCGCGATTGAGTTCGCGATTGAGTCGTTGCTGGACCTGTTCCAGTTGCGTCTTGAGGAGCTTGCGCAGTTCGGGATGACCGTCGAGCTTCTCGCTGGAAGCCACGCTCAACAACACCGCCAACGGCGTTTTCAGCGCATGCCCGAGGTTGCCCAAAGCGTTGCGCGAACGCTTGAGGCTGTCTTCAGTGTGCGCGAGCAAATGGTTGATCTGCGCCACCAGCGGCTCCAGTTCCACCGGCACCTGATCATCGAGTTGCGAGCGCTGGCCCTGCTGCAACTGGGCTATTTGTTCACGGGCCTTTTCCAGTGGACGCAAGGCGCGGCGCACGGTGATGCGTTGCAGCAGCAGAATCAGCAGCAGCCCCGCCAACCCGAGGCCCAGACCGATCTGCTGCATGCGCCGGAAGCTCTCGCGCACCGGCGTGTAGTCCTGCGCCACGCTGATCGAAATCGATTGCCCGAGCCGTCGATAATCCGAACGCAGCACCAGCAATTGCTGGCCCTCCGGACCCAGTTGCAGGTTGCTGTGCAGGCCGGGATGGTCGAGTGGCGGCAGTTCCTGATCCCACAACGAGCGGGAGCGCCAATGCTTGTCGGCAAAATCGAT is drawn from Pseudomonas sp. 31-12 and contains these coding sequences:
- a CDS encoding Na+/H+ antiporter family protein, producing the protein MNAVIAAVGVMLILSLSRVHVVIALIVGALVGGLTGGLGIDATLKAFNSGLGGGATVALSYALLGAFAVAIAKSGLAHALADKALLMVDRQHANGGRQVKWLLIGLLWVVAIASQNILPIHIAFIPLLVPPLLYVLTKLQLDRRLIACVMTFGLITPYMFLPVGFGNIFLNEILLANVARSGVDISGINVTHAMGIPALGMVVGLAVAFISYRKKRVYDLEKIEKVEQVAVEYNPLSLMVAAVAIAAAFIIQLLLDSMIIGALSGFLIFSVSGIVKWRDTDDLFTEGMKMMAMIGFIMIAASGFAEVMKATGEVQTLVETSASWIGHSKGVGALLMLLVGLLVTMGIGSSFSTVPILAAIFVPLCVQLGFSPIAIVCIVGTAGALGDAGSPASDSTLGPTSGLNIDGQHHHIWDTVVPTFLHYNLPLLAFGWVAAMVL
- a CDS encoding sensor histidine kinase, with protein sequence MRSIQRRLSLGLISVMVVVGLVLAQTSLWLFEKGLQRYLEDGLRNDSENLLVALVRGPAGLQLDERHLSPAYQRPFSGHYFRIDFADKHWRSRSLWDQELPPLDHPGLHSNLQLGPEGQQLLVLRSDYRRLGQSISISVAQDYTPVRESFRRMQQIGLGLGLAGLLLILLLQRITVRRALRPLEKAREQIAQLQQGQRSQLDDQVPVELEPLVAQINHLLAHTEDSLKRSRNALGNLGHALKTPLAVLLSVASSEKLDGHPELRKLLKTQLEQVQQRLNRELNRARLSGDALPGALFDCDGELPGLLATLNMIHGEHLNLSYRAPAGLQLPWDREDLLELLGNLLDNACKWADAEVRLSVVETAQGFELSVEDDGPGIPEAQRDQVLSRGTRLDEQTDGHGLGLGIVRDIVDTWGGVMRLEESEWGGLRVMIELPKR
- a CDS encoding LysR family transcriptional regulator, whose product is MHGLNELGFKALRLFVAVLDHGSFSEVARREGLAPSSISRQIQLMEQALNQQLLYRHTRAVTPTEAGRMLGHHARLMLVQLEEAEQALQEQQSEPSGLVRINAPVVFGQRHLTPWLGQLCARYPKLQLDIQQTDSYIDPLQEGADLLFRIGPLHDSSMQARILAPHRFQVASSPAYLERHGTPQAPEELAGHQCLAYKGVAGQQRWFFRKEQQDWTPYSVKGPITGNHADTLTQAAEQGLGLVMFPSWLIGEAVRNGTLVPVLGEYQVSNSLEPQQIAVLWPGSRRLSVKVRTVIDFFVECFGTVPYWDRP
- a CDS encoding methyl-accepting chemotaxis protein; this translates as MEQQYRQVDQVATASHEMSATAQDVARSAAQAAQAAKDADQATRRGLTVIDQTTTSIDNLAADMSAAMVQVEGLAANSEKIGSVLEVIRAIAEQTNLLALNAAIEAARAGEAGRGFAVVADEVRNLARRTQESVEETRLVIEQLQSGTQDVVGSMNNSHRQAQGSVEQVGQAVTALRQIGEAVTVISDMNLQIASAAEEQSAVAEEINSNVATIRDVTESLSGQANESARVSQSLNSLANQQQSLMDQFRV
- a CDS encoding methyl-accepting chemotaxis protein; protein product: MRMSLKAKVLSLAVLPVLLFALVISLTTLFILQEQAHKEVEETRQRLLSDAKATLQSYVAVAMTTIKPLYDAAAPGDDAARAQVIKLLSSITYGKDGYFFGYDSNTVRLFKANSPDGVGQSFKDNRDPNGVYVNRDLVKVAKDGTHYLQYSSPLPGNTQVLVPKLGYTEYLSKWDMAVGTSVNLDGIEAQVALVQAKVQERMEGVVLTIAGLAVVMLLVIAAVGLLLANTILRPLNLMKANLDDIAAGEGDLTRRLTITSQDELGELAGSFNRFVDKIHSLVRQITEMTSQLTGLVNQVSDQAQRSDQAMERQRHETDQVATAINEMSAAAQEVAKSAQNAAVAAQQTDEEGQTAKRVVAGSIVKIHALVDDIRSSGVSLDSLQKDVSSIVSVLGVIRSIAEQTNLLALNAAIEAARAGEAGRGFAVVADEVRALASRTQISTQEIQGMIDRLQAGTQSAVEAMRRSSEAGDGTSAQANEAGASLDTMAQLIGTINSMNAQIASAAEEQTAVAEEINRSVHQIAVAVDNVADETQLGAQTSRSLADLGQRLGKLVGQFRI
- a CDS encoding DMT family transporter; this encodes MQSSSIDIAAAPATQPGLRLLLLPLVILAGMGLSVEAGLLGPLGVQVGHLWATLSIFGVGSAILFLLLLFSGKQQGPALNTLPRWQLIGGFLGPIYVVVLTLATPHIGIAMTMIAILSGQVGKSVLIDHFGWFGATRKKVNGERWLALLLIVAALVLIARG